The following nucleotide sequence is from Patescibacteria group bacterium.
TGCGGAATAGCTAGATCTTTTCTCGTCGTTCACGAACGGCACGAAATAGAGGACAGTCAATATCGGCTGTCCTTTTTTATTTGACATGCTGCTACAAGCAGCGTTAGAGTAAGGCATTCGTTCATTCACAATCTTCTTAGGGCAGTTTGAAGATATTATAATCAATCTTAAACCATAGCCGACGGTAGAAACCTAGGCGACTGGAGGAAATGTGACTAAAGAAAAAGATGCGTTGCTAGCCTTAGCACGCAAACAGATTATCGTCAGGTTTGCGATCACGTTGCATGAGAAGGAAATTCGGGGTGACCTCATTGTTTTTACGGTCGTTCATTCCAAGGCAATACTCATCTACAAACGCTACAATCAGATGGGTCACACTTGGGAGCACAGTATTGATCAGGGCATGAGCACCTTTGATCTCAACATAGAACAGCGGCGCTCCGCATTTTGGAGTAATCTTGAGGGATTATCGAAGGCGTATACTTGTATTGATGCGTATTTTCCTGCGGAGCAGTTTGTTGGTCGGTTTACGACAGTGGATGCTAGTGGATGTGCGTGTTCGCCGTCAAGTCCATTTTTCCTGATGTGCTGCGCCTCGTTGTTCACTGAAATCGGCTTAGCAGCGTATCCAGAAACGTACATGAGCCGGGAAGAGCGTCATACTTTGCAAGATCGTCTCTCAAGTTTTATAGCCGATTACGTGAATCGAATTCGTCAAACTGGATCGGCAATCTTTGTGAAGCAGTAGGGGAATTTTTTAAGGACAGGTCTGCCCACCTGTCCTTTTTTTCGTACAAAAAAGGCGCTCCACACGGAACGCCAGCATGTTACTCACCTTGGTTTGCGGACTTTTTGATGATCCTCAGGCAAATCAACCAGGTGGCAATGATTGCGCCTACGCTTGACCAGACTACTGTTGTGTCCCAACTAGCTAGATAAGCCCCTAGAAAAAACAAGCATCCAAGGCATATGGAAATGTAGAGCATGCTTCTCTTACTTTTTTGCATTTTTTCTCCTCGTGAGCAGTGTTCATGGAATTTTGATTCACGCTAACATGTGAGAAGCGTATCGTCAATCCTACTAAAATAACGAATGGTTGCAGAAATACTCGGTATTAAAATCGGCCTCATTTCCCAGAAAAAACTGACGGAAAAATTATTTTCCGTCAGGGGGGTTGCTGCCACTTAGGCAAAAACGAGCATATCATCAACGAGCACTTCAATGGCTAATTCCTCGTTGCCAGTCAAATCAAGAACGAGTGAAGCAAAGTTTGCGTGCTCCCCGCCTATGGCCTTCATGATTGCGTGTTTCGCGGCTCGTTCCGCCAGGATGAGTCGGGCGTTTTCTTCTGGGTCAGTGGATCGCTGTTTTTCCGGGATCGTGCCCCGGCCGAAGCAGAGTGGGCAAGTATGCATTTTTTCTCCAGTTCGTAAGTTTTTTGGTTTCGCATCAAGCCTATTCCTAAGGCTACCTGCGTGTCAAGGAGTGGTTTGGTCGATGAATAAAAAGACACTCTCCAGGGAGTGACCATGTTCGTTTCTCGTTTATTTCCCAATACCCACTACCCCCCTACGCTCAGAAGCTCCGGCGGGCGGGCAGCTCTACCCCTCGATTCGTCTGACTCACTCGGGGCTCCGACCAAAGCGTCGGAGCAGCTTTATACCTCTATACCTTCTTCTTTTGACACCCTCCCCTACCTCTGCTATTTTTTTAGCACAGCGATACCGGTCCTGAAGAGTCGCAGGATACACGGTTCCTGGCAGTCCTTTCCCCAGTTTAACCAACGCCGATATGGCCGAAGAGCAGTTTGAAGACGCGCAGTTTGTGGAGTTTGTGGTGAAGTCCATTGTGGACAACCCACAGGAAGTAAAGGTAGAACGCATTGTGGATGAAATGGGTGTGCTGTGCACGTTGCATGTGAACCCAGCAGACCTGGGTCAGGTCATTGGCCGCCAGGGGCAGACTGCCAAGAGCATTCGCACCTTGCTGCGGGTGGTGGGCGCCAAGAACCATGCCCGGGTGAACATGAAGATCTACGAACCCGAAGGCTACCGCAAGCACAAAGGGGAAATGGGTGGGAAGCGGATGGATGACCAACCCGCAGCCCCTGCTGCCGCGCCAAGTGAAGACCTGGCCGACGACCTGAAACTCTAAGTAATAAGAAAACTCCTGGTAGCACTACCGGGAGTTTTTGGTATAGACAGATTTTTTGCCTGGAGTATACTCATTTTGACATTGCCCTTTGGCGAACAGAAATCCTTGGAGGAAATCATGTTTTATCCGGAAGATGGAGAATAGTATGAAGCAGCTGCTCTATCCTGATGGCGGGGAGAAGCCACTGCGACACCCCGAAGACTCCGAATAGGGTGAGACCCTGTTTAGCACATTCCGAAGAGCGACCAAATGGCCGCTCTTTTTTTCATCTTTACAAAAAGTTTGCTTTTTGCTACCTTTTGTTTATCGATCAGAGAAAAGAAATCCCTTCTTTGACTGGAGGTAGAATGTCAAAAAAGTTCCTTGGTGCGGGCAGCGAAACGCAGAAGCTCTTTGATGCCAGTACAGGCTGTCACAGATCGCTCGGTGGCGGTATTGACGGCAGCTAAAGCCAAAAAAGCTGCGTCAGAACCCATGTTCATTATCAGGGCGTGCTAGCAATAGCCGCCCTTGATTTTCTATTTCTCAGGTGTAGTATGGGGATATCCAAACAAACATCGAGGTTGTGTAATGAAAAAACTTGAACCTTCGGATGGAGGGTGATTATGCGAGGTCAACTCCTTGACCCAACCATTGGCGGGTACCCAATGCGGGATCCCACTGACGGCGGCTAGAGCGAAGCGCTCAAGCCATACCTAGACGGCTACTCTCTGAGCAGCCGTCTTTTTCTTGACGCATTTTTTGGGTGATGGTAGACAGAGGGAAAGGAATGATACACATTGGAGGTAGAAAATGCACATTGTTATTGAAGAGCATGGCGATTTGCTGGTTGTAGCAGTGGAAGGCAGATTGGAAAGTGGTCTTGAGGCGGCAGAATTGAGCAGGTATTTTTCCCAAGCGTTTCAGGCGAATCGAGGACTGATTGTTGACCTTTCTCAATGTGAGGAGCTTGGCCCGCCGGCCTGCAGCATTCTTGTATACTATGCGAGTAAGTACAAGACCGCGCAGCTCTTCCTCTGCCTGATCATTACACCAGAGCAAGAAGGATTGCAGCAGGTGCTTGCCTCGCAACTTTTCAATAATTTTTCCATCTTTGAGAATGTCGACTTGGCTGATGCTGCGTATGCGAAGAGTCCAGAGAAGCAGCGGGCCGATAACGCCCTCCTCAGGTACATGGCAGAGCGTGCGACTGATGCTGAGCTTCGAGGTGAGTAATCCTGGGACACATACACCATGGGCGATCGAATACCGGTCGCCCTTTTTTTATCCTTGTTCCCTCATTTGCAAAGATATATACTCTCGGCAGATCCTAGGAGGTCTCATGAAACGTATTGGGCTTGTTGATGGTGGTTTCTCCCCATTGCATGAGGGAGACGACGGAGGGCAGCTCATTTTTGGGAAGCGGCTGGTGCATACTGGCCGCTTTTTCATATTCCCTTGACCCTGTTGAAGCTAGTTGCTAGGGTTGGGGCAAAGAAAACTGATTGGAGGTTTTTTGAAAATTAAAGTAAAAGCGCAAGGCCCACTTTTGGTCATAGCAATTGACGGCCGAATGGCCGTGCCACACGACATTGCAACCTTTGATGATCAACTGAGTGAAATTCGAAACGACGGTCGTGGAGTAATCATCGATCTCACCAAATGTGCGTGGATTCCTTCGTCGGGTTTAAGCATTCTCATTTACCAGTACAAGCAGTACCGCGGTGCGAAATTGCCAATTTGCATGGTCCTTGGTACCAACGATAAGATTGGCAGAATTATGGTCATATCACGGCTAGCTGAAGTTTTCCAACAGTACAGTACTGTTGAGGAGGCTGCGGAGGGGATGACTTCAAGTTCTGATGCAAGGAAGTAGCAAGTCCTGCCTAACAGGTGAAAGTATTGTGTACGGGCGATCCAATGTGGGTCGCCCTTTTTTTACTGTCATCCTGAGTCTTCGAAGGATCTCCAAAGTTTTTTACATTGTCTGGGGATCCTTCATATGATTCAGGATGACAGAGGGGAGGGCAGAGCCGCCAGTCTGCTACAATGGCAGTATGCAATTCGACATTATTACCGTCATACCCGAAGCGTTTGGGTACCTGGAGCAGAGCATTCTGGGTCGGGCGCAGAAGGGCAAGAAAATCAGCGTTCGAATCCATGACCTACGGAAGTGGACCACGGACAAGCACCGGACCGTGGATGACCGGCCGTATGGCGGCGGGCCAGGCATGCTCCTGAAAGCTGAACCACTGTACAAAGCAATTTCCGCGGTCAAGAAAAAGCGCGGCAAGGTAAAGGTCGTGCTGATGAGCGCAAAGGGTGAAAGTTTCACCCAGGCACTGGCTCGGAAGTGGACGAAGCTGGATCAGCTGGTCTTCATTGCTGGCCGGTACGAAGGCGTGGACGAGCGCGTGCTGCAGTACGTGGACGCAGAAATTTCCACGGGTGATTTTGTGCTGACTGGTGGTGAGCTGCCTGCCATGGCCATCATTGATGCCGTGGCGCGGTTGCTGCCTGGGGTGTTGGGCAAAGATGCTTCGAGTGCTGATGAGTCACACACGGAAGCTGGGCTCTTGGAGTACCCGCAGTACACCCGGCCAGAAGTGTTCAAGCGGAAGCGCGTGCCAAAGGAGCTCCTGTCTGGTGACCACAAAGTCATTGCCGCCTGGCGGCAGAAACACCGTACTCGGCGGAAGGTATGAAAGTCGACGCGTCAGTTCTCCGCATCCGGCCATTCCGGTTGCTGTGGGCAAACCAAATTGCGGCAGGGTTGGCCACGAACCTGCTGACCTTTGCGTTTGTGCTGGCGGTGTACGAGCAGTCCAACTCCAATGCAGCGGTGGCAATTCTCGTGGGGTTCCAAAGTGTGCCGCCAATTTTGTTTTCCTCTGTGGCCGGGGTTATTGCTGATAGCTACGATCGCCGGCGCATCCTGCTCCTCATCAACCTGCTCCGCGCAGGGGTTATTGCGCTCGCTTTGGTTGTAGGTCAGTGGACCATTGGTATTCTCCTGGTGGCTTTTGGCATGCACGTTATCACCCAGCTCTTCACTCCAGCATCTTCTGCTGCCATTCCCCAGGTGGTGCCCAAGGAAAAACTTTTTGCTGCGAATTCCTTTTTCACCCTCACCACGTACGCGCTCTTCCTCGTTGGGTATGGTCTGGCCGCGCCGTTGGTGGATACAGTTGGGTACCCCACGACCTACGCCATTGGTGCAGCGCTCTTCCTGCTTGGCGCCTGGGCAACGGCTCGGCTCCCCCACCTGGCAGATCACCTGACGCAGCTCACGGGCCCTCGCTTGGTGCTCATGCACCACTTGCGTCTGGTGTGGGTGAGGTTTGTGGAAGGTGTGCAGTACGTGCGGAAAGATGCGATGATCGCGGTTATCCTGTTGCAAGTGTCCATTCTCATTGCCGTGGAAAAATCTTTTGCCTCGCTCATGCCTTCCTTTGCTCTGGACTTCCTGGGGTACCAGGTACGAGATATTACGCTACTTTTCATTGTCCCCACCGCGGTTGGCACCCTTGTGGGCGTGTGGCTGGCAAACCGGTTGAAGGAACGCGTGGCCAAGCATCGGCTGATCACCTTTGGCATGAGCTTGGATGCGCTAGCTTTACTCTTGGCAGTGATTATTGTTCCGCTCACGCATTTCTTGCCAGACCTGATTCCTGGCTTCACCCCTGATGGCGTTCGCTTAGGTCTGGTTGTACTGCTTGCAACCATGTCCGGCTTTGCGGATCCATTCATCCTCGTCTCCGCGCAAACCATTTTTCAGGAACGCACACCAAATGCTGAGCAGGGCCGGGTGTTTGGTTTGCAGAACACAGTCCAAAATCTTTTCGCCTTTGTCCCCGTCATTGCCATTGGCGCCCTCAGTGGTGTGGTGGCCGTGCCCGTGGTCATCAGTGCCTTGGGTGGGATCATTGCGCTCACCGCAATTGTGGGAGCAGTGTTCTATAGCAGAAGAAGCCGTAAGCTATAGAGCTGTAGAGTCGTAGAGGCCTTAGAAGTTTTTTCATTCTTGGTTTGTTTAACGTCGTTTCCCTGGTAAGGATTACCTCCCCCCACCCCCTCCTTCAAAAGGAGGGGGGGAGTTTTGTTAGTCGCCCATACCCTCTACCCATCCCACACCCCCACCCTCCAACCCCACTCGCCGCCATACCAAAACCCATATCTCTGCCGCCCTTGACAACTCTCCCGTCCATGGGTATGCTGCAAAAGCTCGATACTTTACTGTCCCTGCCTATCGACAGTACCATCGAATCCCCCCTTGC
It contains:
- a CDS encoding KH domain-containing protein encodes the protein MAEEQFEDAQFVEFVVKSIVDNPQEVKVERIVDEMGVLCTLHVNPADLGQVIGRQGQTAKSIRTLLRVVGAKNHARVNMKIYEPEGYRKHKGEMGGKRMDDQPAAPAAAPSEDLADDLKL
- a CDS encoding STAS domain-containing protein; protein product: MKIKVKAQGPLLVIAIDGRMAVPHDIATFDDQLSEIRNDGRGVIIDLTKCAWIPSSGLSILIYQYKQYRGAKLPICMVLGTNDKIGRIMVISRLAEVFQQYSTVEEAAEGMTSSSDARK
- the trmD gene encoding tRNA (guanosine(37)-N1)-methyltransferase TrmD; the protein is MQFDIITVIPEAFGYLEQSILGRAQKGKKISVRIHDLRKWTTDKHRTVDDRPYGGGPGMLLKAEPLYKAISAVKKKRGKVKVVLMSAKGESFTQALARKWTKLDQLVFIAGRYEGVDERVLQYVDAEISTGDFVLTGGELPAMAIIDAVARLLPGVLGKDASSADESHTEAGLLEYPQYTRPEVFKRKRVPKELLSGDHKVIAAWRQKHRTRRKV
- a CDS encoding MFS transporter, encoding MKVDASVLRIRPFRLLWANQIAAGLATNLLTFAFVLAVYEQSNSNAAVAILVGFQSVPPILFSSVAGVIADSYDRRRILLLINLLRAGVIALALVVGQWTIGILLVAFGMHVITQLFTPASSAAIPQVVPKEKLFAANSFFTLTTYALFLVGYGLAAPLVDTVGYPTTYAIGAALFLLGAWATARLPHLADHLTQLTGPRLVLMHHLRLVWVRFVEGVQYVRKDAMIAVILLQVSILIAVEKSFASLMPSFALDFLGYQVRDITLLFIVPTAVGTLVGVWLANRLKERVAKHRLITFGMSLDALALLLAVIIVPLTHFLPDLIPGFTPDGVRLGLVVLLATMSGFADPFILVSAQTIFQERTPNAEQGRVFGLQNTVQNLFAFVPVIAIGALSGVVAVPVVISALGGIIALTAIVGAVFYSRRSRKL